From a region of the Oncorhynchus tshawytscha isolate Ot180627B linkage group LG14, Otsh_v2.0, whole genome shotgun sequence genome:
- the LOC112247129 gene encoding LIM/homeobox protein Lhx1, translating into MVHCAGCERPILDRFLLNVLDRAWHVKCVQCCECKCNLTEKCFSREGKLYCKNDFFRRFGTKCAGCSQGISPNDLVRRARSKVFHLNCFTCMMCNKQLSTGEELYIIDENKFVCKEDYLTHSNGKDTNLLSVTACSDPSLSPDSQDQLQDDVKDSEIANLSDKETGSNENDGENLGGKRRGPRTTIKAKQLETLKAAFAATPKPTRHIREQLAQETGLNMRVIQVWFQNRRSKERRMKQLSALGARRHAFFRSPRRMRTLVDRLEPGELIPNGPFSYYGDYQSEYYGPGGNYDFFPQGPPSSQAQTPVDLPFVPSSGPTGTPLGGMDHPLPGHHPSSEVQRYSDIMSHHPGDSPSPEPGIPGPMHSISSEVYGPSPPFTSLSLNGSGYGNHLSHAPSEMNEGTVW; encoded by the exons ATGGTCCACTGTGCCGGGTGCGAGAGGCCTATACTGGACAGGTTTCTCCTCAATGTTCTGGACAGAGCGTGGCACGTCAAGTGCGTACAGTGCTGCGAGTGTAAATGCAATTTAACAGAGAAATGCTTTTCTCGAGAGGGGAAACTATATTGCAAAAACGACTTCTTTAG gAGGTTTGGGACAAAGTGCGCGGGCTGTTCTCAGGGCATCTCCCCGAACGACTTGGTCCGGAGGGCAAGGAGCAAAGTGTTTCATCTCAACTGCTTCACCTGCATGATGTGTAACAAACAGCTGTCCACGGGAGAGGAGCTTTACATCATAGACGAAAATAAATTTGTCTGCAAAGAAGATTATCTAACCCACAGCAATGGGAAAGACACAAACCTTCTCTCAG TAACAGCATGCAGCGACCCAAGTTTATCACCGGATTCTCAAGATCAGTTACAGGACGATGTGAAGGACTCTGAAATAGCCAATCTGTCGGACAAAGAAACGGGTAGTAATGAGAACGATGGCGAGAACCTTGGCGGTAAACGACGTGGACCGCGAACCACCATCAAAGCAAAGCAACTGGAGACCCTAAAAGCGGCATTCGCTGCCACCCCCAAACCCACGAGACACATCAGGGAGCAGCTCGCGCAGGAGACGGGGCTGAACATGAGAGTCATTCAG GTATGGTTTCAGAACAGGCGGTCCAAGGAGCGACGTATGAAGCAATTGAGCGCCCTGGGCGCGAGACGGCACGCGTTCTTCCGGAGCCCGAGGAGAATGAGAACGCTGGTGGACCGGCTGGAACCCGGGGAATTAATTCCAAACGGTCCTTTCTCATACTACGGAG ATTATCAAAGTGAGTACTACGGTCCAGGAGGGAACTACGACTTCTTTCCTCAGGGGCCTCCATCGTCGCAGGCACAGACCCCCGTAGACCTCCCCTTCGTGCCCTCCTCAGGCCCAACGGGCACCCCTCTAGGTGGTATGGACCATCCCCTGCCCGGGCACCACCCCTCCAGTGAGGTGCAGCGCTATTCTGACATCATGTCCCACCACCCTGGGGACTCGCCCAGCCCAGAGCCAGGCATCCCGGGGCCCATGCACAGCATCTCCTCTGAGGTGTACGGCCCCAGCCCGCCCTTTACCTCACTGTCTCTCAATGGCAGCGGATACGGCAACCACCTGTCCCATGCACCCTCGGAAATGAACGAGGGCACCGTCTGGTAG